A genomic segment from Actinoplanes sichuanensis encodes:
- a CDS encoding nicotinate phosphoribosyltransferase, producing the protein METIAPALMTDQYELTMVSAALRDGTADRNCVFEVFARRLPTGRRYGVVAGTGRLIELIRDFRFEPGEIEFLRSAGIVDETAAKWLADYRFSGEIEGYGEGELFFPGSPILTVSGKFAECVVLETLILSVLNHDCAIAAAAARMVTAARGRPIIEMGSRRTHEHAAVAAARAAYLAGFASTSNLAAGRAYGIPTTGTSAHAFTLLHDDEPAAFASQVAALGKSTTLLVDTYDISQGIRNAIAVAGPDLRAVRIDSGDLSVLAQQSRELLDSLGASETKIIVSGDMDEYSIATLAAEPVDIYGAGTAVVTGSGAPTASLVYKLVEVDGRPVVKRSENKATVGGRKTAIRRHKPTGTATEEIIYSQGVPDHQSNDRLLQRTYIAGGEVLDMPSLAESRDHLRQNLISIPWEGLKLSAGDPAIPVVIVPTA; encoded by the coding sequence GTGGAGACGATCGCGCCGGCCCTGATGACCGATCAGTACGAGCTGACCATGGTCAGCGCCGCGCTGCGAGACGGCACCGCCGATCGCAACTGCGTCTTCGAGGTCTTCGCCCGGCGGCTGCCGACCGGGCGGCGCTACGGCGTGGTGGCCGGCACCGGGCGGCTGATCGAGCTGATCCGCGACTTCCGGTTCGAGCCGGGCGAGATCGAGTTCCTGCGCTCCGCCGGGATCGTCGACGAGACCGCCGCGAAGTGGCTCGCCGACTACCGCTTCAGCGGCGAGATCGAGGGGTACGGCGAGGGCGAGCTGTTCTTCCCCGGCTCGCCGATCCTGACCGTTTCCGGCAAATTCGCCGAGTGCGTGGTGCTGGAGACGCTGATCCTGTCGGTGCTCAACCACGACTGCGCGATCGCGGCCGCCGCAGCCCGGATGGTGACCGCCGCACGCGGGCGCCCGATCATCGAGATGGGCTCCCGGCGCACCCACGAGCACGCCGCGGTCGCCGCCGCCCGGGCCGCCTACCTGGCCGGGTTCGCCTCCACCTCGAACCTCGCGGCCGGCCGCGCCTACGGCATCCCCACCACCGGCACCTCGGCGCACGCGTTCACGCTGCTGCACGACGACGAGCCGGCCGCGTTCGCGTCCCAGGTGGCGGCGCTCGGTAAGAGCACCACGCTGCTCGTCGACACGTACGACATCAGCCAGGGCATCCGTAACGCGATCGCGGTCGCCGGGCCGGACCTGCGGGCCGTCCGGATCGACTCGGGTGACCTGTCCGTTCTCGCCCAGCAGTCGCGTGAGCTGCTCGACTCGCTCGGCGCCAGCGAAACGAAGATCATCGTCTCCGGGGACATGGACGAGTACTCGATCGCCACCCTCGCCGCCGAGCCGGTCGACATCTACGGCGCCGGCACCGCGGTGGTCACCGGCTCCGGCGCGCCGACCGCCAGCCTGGTCTACAAGCTGGTCGAGGTCGACGGGCGCCCGGTGGTCAAGCGTTCGGAGAACAAGGCGACGGTCGGCGGCCGCAAGACCGCGATCCGCCGGCACAAGCCCACCGGCACCGCCACCGAGGAGATCATCTACTCGCAGGGCGTGCCCGACCACCAGTCCAACGACCGGCTGCTGCAGCGCACCTACATCGCCGGGGGCGAGGTGCTCGACATGCCGAGCCTGGCCGAGTCACGCGACCACCTCCGGCAGAACCTGATCTCCATCCCGTGGGAGGGCCTCAAGCTCTCCGCGGGTGACCCGGCGATTCCGGTCGTCATCGTTCCCACCGCCTAG
- a CDS encoding nicotinamidase: MSRALIIVDVQNDFCEGGSLPVAGGAAVAKGISLVLDKAGARWDHVVATKDYHVHPGAHFSEHPDFVDTWPAHCVAGSTGSDFHPELTTGRIEAIFHKGAHQAAYSGFEGATDKGETLAGWLRGKGVTEVEVVGIATDHCVRATALDAAKEGFATTVLLELTAGVARATTDAAIEQFHAAAIETTGSPVVDA; the protein is encoded by the coding sequence ATGTCACGCGCACTGATCATCGTGGACGTGCAGAACGACTTCTGCGAGGGCGGCTCACTGCCGGTCGCCGGCGGCGCGGCCGTCGCCAAGGGGATCTCGCTGGTCCTCGACAAGGCCGGCGCCCGCTGGGACCACGTGGTCGCCACCAAGGACTACCACGTCCACCCGGGCGCCCACTTCAGCGAGCATCCCGACTTCGTCGACACCTGGCCGGCCCACTGCGTCGCCGGTTCCACCGGCTCCGACTTCCACCCCGAGCTGACCACCGGGCGCATCGAGGCGATCTTCCACAAGGGTGCGCACCAGGCCGCCTACTCCGGCTTCGAGGGTGCGACGGACAAGGGCGAAACCCTCGCCGGGTGGCTGCGCGGCAAGGGAGTCACCGAGGTCGAGGTGGTCGGCATCGCCACCGATCATTGTGTACGGGCGACCGCGCTCGACGCGGCCAAGGAGGGCTTCGCCACCACCGTGCTGCTGGAACTGACCGCCGGCGTGGCCCGTGCCACCACCGACGCCGCGATCGAGCAGTTCCACGCCGCCGCGATCGAGACGACCGGGAGCCCCGTCGTTGACGCCTGA
- a CDS encoding GNAT family N-acetyltransferase yields the protein MTPEIRPFTEPDWPTVWTIVQDVIKAEETFPFDPAMPESVGRAVWVEQPPGLTVVALVDGLIAGTAKMGTNRPGPGSHVSTASFMVAAGSRGRGVGTALCRFAVDWARRAGYAGMQFNAVVESNTSAVELYRREGFEVIGTVPRSFRHPVHGRVGLHVMYLEFDTP from the coding sequence TTGACGCCTGAGATCCGGCCGTTCACCGAGCCGGACTGGCCGACCGTGTGGACCATCGTCCAGGACGTGATCAAGGCCGAGGAGACGTTCCCCTTCGACCCGGCGATGCCCGAATCGGTGGGCCGCGCGGTGTGGGTCGAGCAGCCACCCGGGCTGACCGTCGTCGCCCTGGTGGACGGGCTGATCGCCGGCACCGCCAAGATGGGCACCAACCGGCCCGGCCCGGGTTCGCACGTCTCCACCGCCAGCTTCATGGTGGCGGCCGGGTCACGCGGGCGCGGCGTGGGCACGGCGCTGTGCCGGTTCGCGGTCGACTGGGCTCGGCGGGCGGGTTATGCGGGCATGCAGTTCAACGCGGTCGTGGAGAGCAACACCAGCGCCGTCGAGCTGTACCGTCGTGAGGGCTTCGAGGTGATCGGCACCGTCCCGCGGTCCTTCCGGCACCCGGTCCACGGGCGGGTCGGGCTCCACGTCATGTACCTGGAGTTCGACACCCCATGA
- a CDS encoding RBBP9/YdeN family alpha/beta hydrolase — MSFLLLHGWQNRRPPGHWHHWLAGELASAGHQVIYPQLPEPDQPVLADWLAVLRTHLAAMPDGERTVVGHSLGCLLWLHAAASGLVTTPVDRVLLVAPPGPEITAGIPEIAAFRAPHVTGEQLGAAARHTRLVCSDNDPYCPAGAAADYGVPLGIPATVLGGAAHLDMEAGYGSWPSIRDWCLSGAPDAPLTHRPA; from the coding sequence ATGAGCTTTCTGCTGCTGCATGGCTGGCAGAATCGCCGGCCGCCCGGCCACTGGCACCACTGGCTCGCCGGTGAGCTCGCCTCCGCCGGTCATCAGGTGATCTATCCGCAGCTTCCGGAGCCCGATCAGCCCGTCCTCGCCGACTGGCTGGCCGTTCTGCGTACCCACCTGGCCGCGATGCCCGACGGGGAACGCACGGTGGTCGGCCACAGCCTCGGCTGCCTGCTCTGGCTGCACGCGGCCGCATCCGGGCTGGTGACGACGCCTGTCGACCGGGTGCTGCTGGTCGCCCCACCCGGGCCGGAGATCACCGCCGGGATCCCGGAGATCGCCGCCTTCCGGGCGCCGCACGTCACGGGTGAGCAACTCGGCGCCGCGGCCAGGCACACGCGGCTGGTCTGCTCGGACAACGATCCGTACTGTCCGGCCGGGGCCGCGGCCGACTACGGGGTGCCGCTCGGCATTCCGGCCACGGTTCTGGGCGGCGCCGCGCACCTCGACATGGAGGCCGGGTACGGGTCGTGGCCCTCGATCCGGGACTGGTGCCTCAGCGGCGCACCGGATGCGCCACTCACCCACCGGCCCGCCTGA